The Actinomyces sp. oral taxon 414 genome has a segment encoding these proteins:
- the rpsS gene encoding 30S ribosomal protein S19 has protein sequence MPRSLKKGPFVDDHLMKKVDAQNEKGTKNVIKTWSRRSVITPDFLGHTFAVHDGRKHVPVFVTESMVGHKLGEFAPTRTFRGHVKDDRKSRR, from the coding sequence ATGCCGCGCAGCCTGAAGAAGGGGCCCTTCGTCGACGACCACCTCATGAAGAAGGTGGACGCCCAGAACGAGAAGGGCACCAAGAACGTCATTAAGACCTGGTCCCGCCGTTCGGTCATTACGCCGGACTTCCTCGGACACACCTTCGCCGTCCACGACGGCCGCAAGCACGTCCCGGTCTTCGTCACCGAGTCCATGGTGGGCCACAAGCTCGGCGAGTTCGCTCCGACCCGCACATTCCGCGGGCACGTCAAGGACGACCGCAAGTCGCGTCGCTGA
- the rplV gene encoding 50S ribosomal protein L22, whose amino-acid sequence MEAKAQAKYVRCTPRKARRVVDVVRGKRAVEAVNVLRFAPQAAAVPVRKVIESAIANARFKAERDGERFDENELFITEVYADEGPTLKRFRPRAQGRAGRILKRTSHITVIVGDKSDAATKEGAR is encoded by the coding sequence ATGGAAGCCAAGGCGCAGGCCAAGTACGTGCGCTGCACGCCGAGGAAGGCCCGTCGCGTCGTGGACGTCGTGCGCGGCAAGCGGGCGGTCGAGGCCGTGAACGTGCTGCGCTTCGCCCCGCAGGCCGCTGCGGTGCCGGTGCGCAAGGTCATTGAGTCGGCGATCGCCAACGCCCGCTTCAAGGCGGAGCGCGACGGCGAGCGCTTCGACGAGAACGAGCTGTTCATTACCGAGGTGTACGCCGACGAGGGGCCGACCCTCAAGCGGTTCCGTCCCCGCGCCCAGGGGCGCGCGGGCCGGATTCTCAAGCGCACCAGCCACATCACCGTCATCGTCGGGGACAAGTCCGACGCCGCCACGAAGGAAGGAGCCCGGTAA